The sequence below is a genomic window from Candidatus Zixiibacteriota bacterium.
ATGCTTTATTCAACTATTTCAATCATAAATGGCACAGAAACAATGAAATAATAAAAACCATCAAAAACATGATACAAAAAGCAGCCTAAATAAATGAAAAAAAGGATATACCAATTTCCACACTAATATTGACATTACCTCATTCCCCCACCGCCAAAAAATATTCTATTTTTTAACTTGAAATTTAACTATAAAGGTATTATCCTCGTAAGGTTTTATATGGCAAAGTACAGAGAAAAATGCCTTCGCTCCCGCTTATGCGGCTGTGGTCGAAGTTATATGCCGGCCTGGGAGCACTAAGGGAATTGCTTGCTGACAGCTGATGAATCGAATTGTCCTATCAAGCTATATCGCATCCGAGAATATGCTGCTGGAAAAATGAAGCGTAGCTTGATATCAAATATGGATTCAACCGAGTCGCAATTCTCGTGGCCGGGGGTAGTATGCTCAAAACCGGCGATAAGGATTTCTCTCTTTCCTGCCAATCAATCATTGTCGATAAGACACTCGACCAACACAATCCTTCAAACAATTGAAGATCCGCAGATGGAATGGGGTTATTGAAATCTATGAATGACGACTGTGGATCGGAATCACAATTACGGCAAGAGATGAAATCGCAAGTCTTGCCGCGACCGGGGGCATTAACCAGTCCATATCAAGGTGCGGGGGCTCACCGGGGAGGTTCTATTTTAATATCCGAAACTTACACCACCAAAGACCTGCAGATGACATCCGGCAAACCGTTTCTGACCAACCTGGCGGCCAAGATGGATTATATCGGATATCTCGAGGATGAGCATTGTTATGTCAATTTAACCGGTTACTATGGCTACCTGGAGACCGCTTATTATATATCGCAGGAGCTTAAAGCTGAGGATAAGGATATTCACCCGGCCTGCGGCGAGGTGCTGGATGCCTATGTGGTTCCGATTTTCCTTGAAAAAGCCAAGCTGGCCGGCCTGCCTGTTCCGGAATATTATATCACCAACGGTTATTTCGAGCCGCCGGTTATCGTTGATTCCATGAATCCTTTCATGTCCCGTCAGAGTGTGGTTCTTCGAAACGGGCATCAGGAGCGAGTGGCTAAATCACTGACCCGGAACTTTACCTACGCCATCTGTTGTCAGGATTTTCCGGAGGGAGCGAAAATCGGCACTTTCCGTTCGATCCTGGGATGGAGCGTCAAGCCCCAGTTTCAACCGCTGGCCGAGGCGGTCTGGAGAGTCTTTCGTATCCCTTTGGCCGTGGTTCGCATCATAATCCTTGAGAACGGCGAAATGATGCTCAGCAACCTTCAGCCGCTTCCCTTCGTTCGCCTTTCCCCGAGGGAATTGAGATATATCGAAAGTAGAGTCCAATGGCCAATATAGGTGTTTTCATTGAGCGCTACACGCTCACCCGGTCGGAAGAGGTAGGGGCTCTCATGAAACTGGGACAGGTGGCGCACCTGCAGGGGCACCGCCTCGATTTCCTTTTTCGCCCCGATATGTACAAGATTCCCCAGTACGATGCCATTTTCATACGGGCCCTGACCGATCCGCTCAACTCAACCTACATCGCGGCGCGCCTGGCGCAGTTGAACGGCCTGCGGGTCATTGATGATCCCGAATCAATAATTGTCTGCTGTGACAAGGTCAATATGTACCGTCACCTGCAAAAGGCGGGAGTGCCGATGCCCGATACCCGGTTTCTCAAGGAATCGGACCTGACCGCCGAGACCGGCTCGCTTCTGCTGGAGACAATGGGCAGCCCTCTGGTGCTCAAGGCCCCTAACTCCAGTTTCTCTCTCTATGTCGAAAGAGTCTCCTCACCCGAGGAATTTGTCCGTGTCGGCAAGAGATTTCTGCGCCGGGCCGACCGGGTCGTGGCGCAGCGCTTCGTGCAGTCCGAATACGACTGGCGCGTGGGCGTGCTGGGCGGCGAACCGCTCTATGTCTGCCAGTATCTCATTCCCAAAAAAAGATGGAAAATCACTACCTACACCGAGGGCGGACGGGAAATTTCCGGAAATGTCAAAGGTTTTGAGCTGTCCAAGGTCAATCCCAAACTGATCGATACCGCCGTTCAGGCTGCCAGAGCTATCGGCACCGGCCTTTATGGTATCGACTTGAAGCAGGCCGGTGATGGCTTTGTCGTCATTGAAGTCAACGACAATCCCACCATTGCCGAGGATGAGGAAGATCAGAAAGCCCCCCATATCTACGAACGCCTCATCCGTTACCTGGCCGGAGAATGGGGCCAATAATGTCTTCCCAAAGCATTATCAGAAAGGGGTCCCACAAGGATCTCGAGGCTTTGCTCTGTCTGGAAGAAAAAGGTTTTGAACGGGATCGATTCAGCCGCGGCCAATTCCGTTATCTCCTGAATCGGGCCAACGCCTCGACCTATGTCGTTCATGAAAACGGACATATTCGGGGAGCGGCGATCATGCTCTGGCGCCGTTCATCTCCCACCTGCCGTCTTTACTCCATCGTCATCGACCCGGCGCATCATGGAAAAGGAATGGGTGCAAAGCTGATGGAAGCCTGCGAAAAGGAGGCCCTCAAACGAGAGTGCGGCCGGATCGTTCTGGAGGTTCGCGCCGATAATAAAGCGGCCATCAATCTCTACGAAAAATTCGGCTACAAAATTCAGAAGACTCTGAGAGGATATTATTCCGATGGGGTCAACGGACTTCAAATGTCAAAGCCGATCGGAATCAGCGACAAGCCGGAAATCCTGCTGGATATTCCCTACTTTCCTCAGACCCTCGATTTTACCTGCGGCTCGGCCTGCGTAATGATGGCCATGAAATATTTTCAACCGAAGCTGGAACTGACCCGGGCCATGGAATTGACCATGTGGAAAGAATCGACCACCATCTTCATGAGTGCCGGTTTCGGCGGCTGCGGGCCGGTTGGACTGGCGGTGGCGGCGGCCCGGCGCGGATACAAATGCCGGGTCATCATGGGTAAAAGACAGACCCCGTTTATCTCTTCGGTGCGAAGCAAAGAAAAAAAGGAAGTCGTGCGGATTGTTCACGAGACCCTGCGCGAGGAGGCCAAAACCCTCGGAATTATCGAAGA
It includes:
- a CDS encoding GNAT family N-acetyltransferase/peptidase C39 family protein; translation: MSSQSIIRKGSHKDLEALLCLEEKGFERDRFSRGQFRYLLNRANASTYVVHENGHIRGAAIMLWRRSSPTCRLYSIVIDPAHHGKGMGAKLMEACEKEALKRECGRIVLEVRADNKAAINLYEKFGYKIQKTLRGYYSDGVNGLQMSKPIGISDKPEILLDIPYFPQTLDFTCGSACVMMAMKYFQPKLELTRAMELTMWKESTTIFMSAGFGGCGPVGLAVAAARRGYKCRVIMGKRQTPFISSVRSKEKKEVVRIVHETLREEAKTLGIIEEYYNFTYADIAEALRRGTVPIVLVSTYRLHQDRSPHWVVVTGFDRHNIYYHDPYKNFYEHGSKEAQNIRIP
- a CDS encoding RimK family alpha-L-glutamate ligase; translated protein: MANIGVFIERYTLTRSEEVGALMKLGQVAHLQGHRLDFLFRPDMYKIPQYDAIFIRALTDPLNSTYIAARLAQLNGLRVIDDPESIIVCCDKVNMYRHLQKAGVPMPDTRFLKESDLTAETGSLLLETMGSPLVLKAPNSSFSLYVERVSSPEEFVRVGKRFLRRADRVVAQRFVQSEYDWRVGVLGGEPLYVCQYLIPKKRWKITTYTEGGREISGNVKGFELSKVNPKLIDTAVQAARAIGTGLYGIDLKQAGDGFVVIEVNDNPTIAEDEEDQKAPHIYERLIRYLAGEWGQ
- a CDS encoding RimK-like ATPgrasp N-terminal domain-containing protein; the encoded protein is MTSGKPFLTNLAAKMDYIGYLEDEHCYVNLTGYYGYLETAYYISQELKAEDKDIHPACGEVLDAYVVPIFLEKAKLAGLPVPEYYITNGYFEPPVIVDSMNPFMSRQSVVLRNGHQERVAKSLTRNFTYAICCQDFPEGAKIGTFRSILGWSVKPQFQPLAEAVWRVFRIPLAVVRIIILENGEMMLSNLQPLPFVRLSPRELRYIESRVQWPI